The Paenibacillus sophorae genome has a segment encoding these proteins:
- a CDS encoding holin has protein sequence MNNQNLTDVLAFASVLAVFVLAGVQFVKRTITLPKNIIPLIGVGIGLVIGWAAAPFTELELVLRLWSGGLAGLSATGLFELVFNNRTGTTKE, from the coding sequence ATGAATAATCAAAATCTCACTGACGTTCTGGCCTTCGCCAGCGTCTTGGCTGTATTTGTACTGGCTGGAGTGCAGTTCGTTAAGAGGACAATCACACTGCCCAAGAACATCATCCCGCTGATCGGCGTTGGGATCGGCCTAGTGATCGGTTGGGCAGCTGCGCCGTTTACCGAGCTGGAGTTGGTGCTGCGGTTGTGGTCCGGGGGATTGGCCGGGTTATCAGCGACAGGGCTGTTTGAACTGGTGTTTAATAATCGGACGGGAACAACGAAAGAATAG